Below is a genomic region from Rouxiella chamberiensis.
CGCGTCGCCATCATCGGAATAAAGACCACCAGCCCGAGCGTCAGGAGCGTCATCACCCGGTAAACATCGGCCGAGGCGAGAACCAGCGCCTGAGCCCGGACCTGCTCGGCCAGATTCTCCAGCCCGAGCGAACCCGGCGTGAATGCGGTCCGATTGCCCCACTGATCCAGCAAAATGTTGGAGTGAAAATGTTCACGAAACGTGGTGAGGCCTTCCAGCACGCCTGTGCCGACCACCGCCGCCATACCTTTTACCGTATTGAACCACGCGGAAGCAGAAGGCCCCTCGATCGGCGGCAGGCCGTTGGTTGCCAGCATCAGTAGCGGAATGACGGCCATCGGTTGAGCCAGAATCTGCAACATTTGCAGGCCATAGAAGTTGTTGCGGATCCAGTCGGAGGTCATAGCGCTGCCGAGATAACAGGTAACGGCAATCAGACTCAGTCCCGCTGCCAATACCCAGCGGCAATCAATCTTCGGCACGTTGCAAAGCGCGGAAACCAGCGGCAAGGCGGCAAGCTGACCCAGCGCCACATACAAAGCCAGAGGAGCCGTCTGAAGCGGACGATATCCCTGCACCTCGGCCAGATAACCGGCCGGAATGCCCGGAATCGCCACCAGAATGATCAATACGCCGCCGAGAGTAATCAGCGAAAACAACAGATTGCGGCGTGCAAGCTGCTGAACCTTGAAAAATGGCAGCGGATGAAACCATTCATTGACAAAGAAAAGCGTCAGGCAGGCCAGGCCAAGCAACAGCGTGTGACTGATAAACGGCGAGTCGAGCCAGCCAAGCCGGGTTCCCTGTTCAAGCACCACCACAAGCGACGTGAACGCCGGAAACCCCAGCAGCAACCCAAGCCAGTTAAACTGTTTGAACCGCTCGAGGCGCAGAGGATCCTGCGGAATGCCCCAGGAAACGGCGGCCATTGCCAGCAGACATAGCGGCACTATCTGCCAGAACGCC
It encodes:
- a CDS encoding MFS transporter, yielding MQIKAQSRPAAPAGSFTLRILTGLLGVLLASLVAGLNEHVTDIAMMDVRGAMSISHDEGSWLTTLYEATQVAAMAFAPWFSATLSLRRFTLGVTGIFMLLGIACPLAPNLHMLYVLRALQGLFGGCLPPMLMSVALRFLPPGIKLYGLGAYALTATFGPNLGTPLAALWTEYVGWRWAFWQIVPLCLLAMAAVSWGIPQDPLRLERFKQFNWLGLLLGFPAFTSLVVVLEQGTRLGWLDSPFISHTLLLGLACLTLFFVNEWFHPLPFFKVQQLARRNLLFSLITLGGVLIILVAIPGIPAGYLAEVQGYRPLQTAPLALYVALGQLAALPLVSALCNVPKIDCRWVLAAGLSLIAVTCYLGSAMTSDWIRNNFYGLQMLQILAQPMAVIPLLMLATNGLPPIEGPSASAWFNTVKGMAAVVGTGVLEGLTTFREHFHSNILLDQWGNRTAFTPGSLGLENLAEQVRAQALVLASADVYRVMTLLTLGLVVFIPMMATRVFPPRPVAGS